The Alnus glutinosa chromosome 7, dhAlnGlut1.1, whole genome shotgun sequence genome includes a region encoding these proteins:
- the LOC133874302 gene encoding receptor protein kinase-like protein ZAR1 codes for MFLHLHFHVVPFLALLFLSSAPFSSSLTPDGLTLLALKAAIDFDPTRVLESWSESDLTPCHWPGIACARNRVTGLSLPNKGLSGYIPSELGLLVSLKRLSLAHNNFSKPIPSRLFNATGLLSLDLSHNSLSGPIPPQIAALTTLRHLDLSSNLLNGSLPESLSKIGNLSGTLNLSYNGFSGGVPASYGRLPVMVSLDLRHNNLTGKIPQVGSLLNQGPTAFSENPSLCGFPLETPCPEAQNPNVFSSAEEPRNPGNPNRDPSLPNGSGERGRDKGGSVAVRVISGVSVVVGAVSVSVWLFRRQLRRKGGEGKTGKEKVESEVEEEGQKGKFVVVDEGFNLELEDLLRASAYVVGKSRSGILYKVVAGRGSGVAASTVVAVRRLSEGDATWRFKDFESEVGAIGRVHHPNIVRLRAYYYANDEKLLVTDYIRNGSLYTALHGGVSNSLPPLPWAARLKIAQGIARGLMYIHEFSPRKYLHGNIKSSKILLGDDLHPYISGFGLNRLVSSTSRLTNSASKKLNSNQTIFTSTMDSSISAPTTVYMAPEVRVSGSKFTQKCDVYSFGIVLLEMLTCRLPDAGPENDGKTLESFVRKVFREEQPLSEIIDAALLPEVYAKKQVVAAFHVALSCTELDPEVRPRMATVSESLDRIKSQ; via the exons atgtttcttCATCTCCATTTCCATGTAGTCCCATTTCTCGCACTACTGTTCCTCTCCAGTGCTCcattctcttcctctctcaccCCCGACGGCCTCACCCTCCTTGCTCTCAAAGCCGCCATCGACTTCGACCCGACCCGCGTACTAGAGTCCTGGTCCGAGTCCGACCTGACACCCTGCCACTGGCCCGGCATTGCGTGCGCTCGCAACCGCGTCACGGGCCTCTCCCTCCCCAACAAGGGCCTCTCCGGCTACATCCCCTCCGAGCTCGGCCTTCTCGTCTCCCTCAAGCGACTCTCTCTCGCCCACAACAACTTCTCCAAGCCCATCCCTTCCCGTCTGTTCAACGCCACCGGACtcctctctctcgatctctctcacAACTCTCTCTCCGGCCCCATCCCGCCCCAAATCGCTGCTCTCACAACCCTGAGACACCTCGACTTGTCCTCCAACTTACTCAATGGGTCTCTCCCCGAAAGTCTCTCCAAGATCGGGAACCTCTCCGGAACTCTTAACTTGTCGTATAATGGATTCTCCGGCGGAGTTCCGGCGTCTTACGGACGGCTCCCAGTGATGGTGAGCCTGGATCTCCGGCACAACAATCTCACCGGGAAGATTCCTCAGGTGGGGTCGCTGTTAAACCAGGGCCCCACGGCTTTCTCTGAGAACCCTAGCCTCTGTGGGTTTCCGTTGGAGACTCCATGCCCGGAAGCCCAAAACCCTAACGTTTTCAGCAGCGCCGAGGAGCCTCGGAACCCTGGAAACCCTAACCGTGACCCTAGTTTACCAAATGGAAgtggagagagagggagagataaaGGTGGGTCGGTAGCCGTACGGGTTATCTCGGGCGTTTCGGTGGTGGTGGGGGCCGTTTCGGTCTCAGTGTGGCTGTTTCGGAGACAGTTGAGGAGGAAGGGTGGCGAGGGCAAAACGGGGAAAGAGAAAGTGGAGAGTGAGGTAGAAGAGGAAGGGCAAAAGGGTAAATTCGTGGTGGTGGACGAGGGGTTCAATCTGGAATTAGAGGATCTGTTGAGGGCATCGGCGTACGTGGTGGGGAAGAGCAGGAGTGGGATACTGTACAAGGTGGTGGCCGGGAGGGGATCCGGTGTGGCGGCATCGACGGTGGTGGCTGTTAGGCGGCTGAGTGAAGGTGATGCCACGTGGCGGTTCAAGGATTTCGAGTCCGAGGTGGGGGCCATCGGAAGGGTCCACCACCCCAACATCGTGCGGTTGAGAGCTTATTACTATGCCAATGATGAGAAACTGCTGGTCACGGATTACATTCGCAATGGGAGCTTGTACACCGCACTGCACG GGGGTGTTTCCAATTCTCTGCCACCACTGCCATGGGCAGCAAGGTTAAAAATTGCTCAAGGAATTGCTAGGGGTTTAATGTACATACACGAGTTCAGCCCCCGAAAATATCTTCATGGCAACATAAAATCATCGAAAATTCTTCTTGGTGATGACCTCCACCCTTACATTTCTGGTTTTGGACTCAACCGTCTTGTTTCAAGCACCTCTAGACTTACCAATTCAGCATCCAAAAAGCTGAACTCAAACCAAACCATCTTTACCTCTACAATGGATTCAAGCATATCAGCTCCCACTACCGTTTACATGGCACCTGAGGTTCGAGTTTCTGGCAGCAAGTTCACTCAGAAATGTGATGTTTACTCTTTTGGTATCGTTCTCCTGGAGATGTTGACCTGTCGGCTGCCAGATGCAGGACCAGAAAATGATGGGAAGACACTAGAGAGTTTTGTAAGGAAAGTGTTTCGAGAGGAACAGCCGCTGTCCGAGATTATAGACGCGGCGCTTCTGCCTGAGGTTTATGCAAAGAAGCAAGTTGTTGCAGCATTTCATGTTGCACTCAGTTGTACTGAACTTGATCCAGAGGTGCGGCCTAGGATGGCAACAGTGTCTGAGAGTCTTGATCGCATCAAATcacaatga